A region from the Pseudomonas sp. P8_229 genome encodes:
- a CDS encoding type III PLP-dependent enzyme has protein sequence MSIQVEDYFARATFDKMKAFADKQETPFVVIDTAMIAQAYDDLRAGFEFAKVYYAVKANPAVEIIDLLKEKGSSFDIASIYELDKVMDRGVSADRISYGNTIKKSKDIRYFYEKGVRLFSTDSEADLRNIAKAAPGSKVYVRILTEGSTTADWPLSRKFGCQTDMAMDLLILARDLGLVPYGISFHVGSQQRDISVWDAAIAKVKVIFERLKEEDGIHLKLINMGGGFPANYITRTNSLETYAEEIIRFLKEDFGDDLPEIILEPGRSLIANAGILVSEVVLVARKSRTAVERWVYTDVGKFSGLIETMDEAIKFPIWTEKKGEMEEVVIAGPTCDSADIMYENYKYGLPLNLAIGDRLYWLSTGAYTTSYSAVEFNGFPPLKSFYV, from the coding sequence ATGTCGATCCAGGTCGAAGACTATTTCGCGCGCGCTACATTCGACAAAATGAAGGCGTTCGCCGACAAACAGGAAACCCCGTTCGTGGTGATCGACACCGCGATGATTGCCCAGGCCTACGATGACCTGCGCGCCGGTTTCGAATTCGCCAAGGTCTACTACGCGGTCAAGGCCAACCCGGCCGTCGAGATCATCGACCTGCTCAAAGAGAAAGGTTCGAGCTTCGACATCGCCTCCATCTATGAGCTGGACAAAGTGATGGATCGTGGCGTCAGCGCCGACCGTATCAGCTACGGCAACACCATCAAGAAATCCAAGGACATCCGCTACTTCTACGAGAAGGGCGTGCGTCTGTTCTCCACCGACTCCGAAGCCGACCTGCGCAACATCGCCAAAGCGGCACCAGGCTCGAAAGTCTACGTGCGCATCCTGACTGAAGGCTCGACCACGGCTGACTGGCCTCTGTCGCGCAAGTTCGGCTGCCAGACCGACATGGCCATGGACCTGCTGATCCTCGCTCGCGACCTGGGTCTGGTGCCGTACGGCATCTCGTTCCACGTTGGCTCGCAACAGCGCGACATCAGCGTCTGGGACGCGGCGATCGCCAAGGTCAAAGTGATCTTCGAGCGACTGAAAGAAGAAGACGGTATTCACCTGAAGCTGATCAACATGGGCGGTGGCTTCCCGGCCAACTACATCACCCGCACCAACAGCCTGGAAACCTACGCCGAAGAAATCATCCGTTTCCTGAAGGAAGACTTCGGTGATGACCTGCCGGAAATCATTCTGGAACCGGGCCGTTCGCTGATCGCCAACGCCGGCATCCTGGTCAGCGAAGTGGTACTGGTTGCACGCAAGTCGCGCACCGCCGTCGAACGTTGGGTCTACACCGATGTGGGCAAGTTCTCCGGCCTGATCGAAACCATGGACGAGGCGATCAAGTTCCCGATCTGGACCGAGAAGAAAGGCGAGATGGAAGAAGTCGTGATCGCCGGCCCGACCTGCGACAGCGCCGACATCATGTACGAGAACTACAAGTACGGTCTGCCGCTGAACCTGGCGATTGGTGATCGTCTTTACTGGTTGTCGACCGGTGCGTACACCACCAGTTACAGCGCG
- a CDS encoding betaine/proline/choline family ABC transporter ATP-binding protein (Members of the family are the ATP-binding subunit of ABC transporters for substrates such as betaine, L-proline or other amino acids, choline, carnitine, etc. The substrate specificity is best determined from the substrate-binding subunit, rather than this subunit, as it interacts with the permease subunit and not with substrate directly.) — MIELQNLSKTFQSNGKDVKAVDSVSLTVNEGEICVFLGPSGCGKSTTLKMINRLIKPTSGKILINGEDTTDLDEVTLRRNIGYVIQQIGLFPNMTIEENIVVVPKLLGWDKQKCHDRARELMSMIKLEPKQYLHRYPRELSGGQQQRIGVIRALAADAPLLLMDEPFGAVDPINREMIQNEFFEMQRALNKTVIMVSHDIDEAIKLGDKIAIFRAGKLLQIDHPDTLLAHPADDFVSNFVGQDSTLKRLLLVKAEDAADNAPSVSPETPVADALELMDEHDRRYVVVTCAENKALGYVRRRDLHRQTGTCAQFLREFNATAAYDEHLRILLSRMYEFNRSWLPVMDAERVFLGEVTQESIAAYLSSGRSRGMKTNIVSPAEAVVA; from the coding sequence ATGATCGAACTTCAAAACCTCAGCAAAACTTTCCAAAGCAACGGCAAAGACGTCAAAGCCGTGGACTCGGTAAGCCTGACCGTCAATGAAGGCGAAATCTGTGTGTTCCTCGGGCCATCGGGTTGCGGCAAAAGCACCACGCTGAAGATGATCAACCGCCTGATCAAACCGACCTCGGGCAAGATCCTCATCAACGGTGAAGACACCACTGATCTCGACGAAGTGACCCTGCGTCGCAACATCGGCTACGTGATTCAGCAGATAGGTCTGTTCCCGAACATGACCATCGAAGAGAACATCGTCGTCGTGCCGAAACTGCTCGGCTGGGACAAACAGAAATGCCACGACCGCGCTCGTGAACTGATGAGCATGATCAAGCTTGAGCCCAAGCAGTATCTGCATCGCTATCCGCGTGAATTGTCCGGTGGTCAGCAACAGCGCATCGGCGTGATCCGCGCACTGGCGGCCGATGCCCCACTGTTGCTGATGGATGAGCCGTTCGGTGCGGTCGACCCGATCAACCGCGAGATGATCCAGAACGAATTCTTCGAGATGCAACGGGCGCTGAACAAGACCGTGATCATGGTCAGCCACGACATCGACGAAGCGATCAAGCTGGGCGACAAGATTGCGATCTTCCGCGCCGGCAAACTGCTGCAGATCGATCACCCGGACACCCTGCTCGCGCATCCGGCGGACGACTTCGTCAGCAACTTCGTTGGCCAGGACAGCACCCTGAAGCGCCTGCTGTTGGTCAAAGCCGAAGATGCGGCGGACAACGCACCGTCGGTGAGCCCGGAAACCCCGGTGGCCGATGCGCTGGAATTGATGGACGAGCATGACCGCCGCTACGTGGTGGTCACCTGTGCCGAGAACAAGGCGCTGGGTTATGTGCGTCGCCGCGACCTGCACCGTCAGACTGGTACCTGCGCGCAGTTCCTCCGGGAGTTCAACGCCACGGCGGCGTACGACGAGCATTTGCGCATCCTGCTGTCGCGCATGTACGAGTTCAATCGTTCGTGGCTGCCGGTGATGGACGCCGAGCGGGTGTTCCTCGGCGAGGTGACGCAGGAGTCGATTGCGGCGTATCTCAGCTCGGGACGTTCGCGCGGGATGAAGACCAATATCGTATCGCCGGCTGAGGCGGTAGTCGCCTGA
- a CDS encoding ABC transporter permease, translating into MEFLNAFSHLDWQQVMHLTWQHITLVGIAVTLAIVAGVPLGILMTRFPTLAGPLQASATVLLTVPSIALFGLLLPFYSKFGQGLGPMPAITAVFLYSLLPIMRNTYLALTGVEPGIREAARGIGMTFGQRLRMVELPIAVPVILAGVRTAVVMNIGVMTIAATIGAGGLGVLILASISRSDMSMLIVGALLVSLLAIFADLLLQWLQRTLTPKGLLK; encoded by the coding sequence ATGGAATTCCTGAACGCCTTTTCCCATCTCGACTGGCAGCAGGTGATGCACCTGACCTGGCAGCACATCACCCTCGTCGGCATCGCCGTGACCCTGGCGATTGTCGCTGGCGTGCCGCTGGGTATTCTGATGACGAGGTTTCCGACCCTCGCAGGTCCCTTGCAGGCCAGCGCCACGGTGCTGCTGACCGTGCCGTCGATTGCGCTGTTCGGCCTGCTGCTGCCGTTCTACTCCAAGTTCGGCCAGGGCCTTGGGCCGATGCCGGCGATCACCGCCGTGTTCCTTTATTCACTGTTGCCGATCATGCGCAACACCTACCTCGCATTGACTGGCGTCGAACCGGGTATCCGTGAAGCCGCACGCGGCATCGGCATGACCTTCGGCCAGCGCCTGCGCATGGTCGAGCTGCCGATTGCGGTGCCAGTGATTCTCGCCGGCGTGCGCACTGCCGTGGTGATGAACATCGGCGTGATGACCATCGCCGCGACCATCGGCGCCGGTGGCCTCGGCGTGCTGATCCTCGCTTCCATCAGCCGCAGCGACATGTCGATGCTGATTGTCGGCGCGCTGCTGGTCAGTCTTCTGGCGATCTTCGCCGACCTCCTCCTGCAGTGGCTGCAACGTACGCTGACTCCAAAAGGACTGCTCAAATGA
- a CDS encoding glycine betaine ABC transporter substrate-binding protein: protein MKRLSLILGCVLLFAGFAQATEKPLIRLGARVFTEQTLLAEITAQYLRSKGYDAQITGGLGSNLARSAHESGQLDMLWEYTGVSLVAYNHVTEKLDSAQSYARVKELDAKKGLVWLTPSKFSNTYALALPKNVAEKYPQINNISQLNEVLRAEAKTNHLVALDTEFANRSDGLDGMVKLYDMNLTRKNIRQMDAGLVYTALRNGQVFAGLVYTTDGRLNAFGLKLLEDDKHYFPDYTAAPVVRQAYLDAHPQLAEQLKPLAELFDDETMRQLNARVDVDHESPSKVAADFLRQHPLN, encoded by the coding sequence ATGAAACGGCTTAGCTTGATTCTGGGTTGCGTCCTGCTGTTCGCAGGATTTGCCCAAGCGACGGAAAAACCGCTCATTCGCCTCGGCGCTCGAGTATTTACCGAGCAGACCCTGCTCGCCGAAATCACCGCGCAATACCTGCGCAGCAAAGGTTACGACGCGCAGATCACCGGTGGTCTGGGCAGCAACCTGGCCCGCAGCGCCCACGAAAGCGGACAGTTGGACATGCTCTGGGAATACACCGGCGTGTCGCTGGTGGCTTACAACCATGTCACTGAAAAACTCGACAGCGCCCAGTCCTACGCCCGGGTCAAAGAACTCGACGCGAAAAAAGGCCTGGTCTGGCTGACCCCGTCGAAATTCAGCAACACCTACGCCCTCGCGCTGCCAAAAAACGTCGCCGAGAAATACCCGCAGATCAACAACATCAGCCAGTTGAATGAAGTGCTGCGCGCCGAGGCCAAGACCAACCATCTGGTGGCACTGGACACCGAGTTTGCCAACCGCTCTGACGGTCTCGACGGCATGGTCAAACTCTACGACATGAACCTGACCCGCAAAAACATCCGGCAGATGGACGCGGGGCTGGTCTACACCGCGCTGCGCAACGGCCAGGTGTTTGCCGGTCTGGTCTACACCACTGACGGCCGCCTCAACGCTTTCGGCCTGAAGCTGCTGGAAGACGACAAGCACTACTTCCCCGACTACACCGCTGCGCCAGTGGTGCGTCAGGCCTACCTCGACGCGCATCCGCAACTGGCCGAGCAACTCAAACCGCTGGCCGAACTGTTCGACGACGAAACCATGCGTCAGCTCAACGCACGGGTCGACGTCGATCACGAAAGCCCATCGAAAGTTGCCGCCGATTTCCTGCGCCAACATCCGCTGAATTAA
- a CDS encoding ABC transporter permease: MGGAVVIALLALLIHWIGINTIEHYRDDLLFYLQAHLILVLASMLAALVVGIPAGIFLSRPTMVGRAERFMQIFNIGNTVPPLAVLAIALGILGIGSGPAIFALFLASLLPIVRNTYEGLKNVQGSLKEAAVGIGMTPRQVLWKVELPNAVPIIVGGVRVALAINVGTAPLAFLIGANSLGSLIFPGIALNNQPQLLLGAACTALLALLLDGVVTLASRLWLERGLRPS, from the coding sequence ATGGGAGGTGCGGTGGTGATCGCGCTCCTGGCCCTGCTGATCCACTGGATCGGCATCAACACGATCGAACACTACCGCGACGATTTGTTGTTTTACCTGCAAGCTCATCTGATTCTCGTCCTCGCTTCAATGCTGGCCGCCCTGGTCGTGGGCATCCCCGCCGGTATCTTTCTCAGTCGCCCGACCATGGTCGGCCGCGCTGAACGCTTCATGCAGATCTTCAATATCGGCAACACCGTGCCACCGCTGGCGGTACTGGCGATTGCCCTGGGGATTCTCGGCATCGGCAGTGGCCCGGCGATCTTCGCTTTATTCCTCGCCTCCTTGTTGCCGATTGTGCGCAACACCTACGAAGGCCTTAAAAACGTTCAGGGTTCGCTCAAAGAAGCGGCCGTCGGCATCGGCATGACCCCGCGTCAGGTGTTGTGGAAAGTCGAACTGCCCAACGCCGTGCCGATCATCGTCGGTGGCGTGCGTGTGGCATTGGCGATCAACGTCGGGACCGCGCCGCTGGCGTTCCTGATCGGCGCCAACAGCCTCGGCAGCCTGATCTTCCCCGGCATCGCCCTGAACAATCAGCCGCAACTGCTGCTCGGTGCCGCGTGCACCGCGCTGCTGGCCCTGCTGCTCGATGGCGTGGTCACCCTCGCCAGCCGTCTCTGGCTGGAACGCGGTCTGCGCCCGTCTTAA
- a CDS encoding peptide chain release factor 3 yields MTNQAAEVAKRRTFAIISHPDAGKTTITEKLLLMGKAIAVAGTVKSRKSDRHATSDWMEMEKQRGISITTSVMQFPYREHMINLLDTPGHEDFSEDTYRTLTAVDSALMVLDGGKGVEPRTIALMDVCRLRDTPIVSFINKLDRDIRDPIELLDEIEAVLKIKAAPITWPIGCYRDFKGVYHLADDYIIVYTAGHGHERTETKIIEKLDSDEARAHLGDEYERFIEQLELVQGACHEFNQQEFLDGQLTPVFFGTALGNFGVDHVLDAVVDWAPRPLARVANERTVEPVEEKFSGFIFKIQANMDPKHRDRIAFMRICSGKYEKGMKMRHVRTGKDVRIGDALTFFSSEREQLEEAFAGDIIGLHNHGTIQIGDTFSEGETLGFTGIPHFAPELFRRVRLRDPLKSKQLRQGLQQLAEEGATQVFFPERSNDIILGAVGVLQFDVVASRLKEEYKVECSYEPITVYSARWIECGDKKKLEEFSNKAVENLAVDGGGHLTYLAPTRVNLALMEERWPDVKFRATREHH; encoded by the coding sequence ATGACCAACCAGGCCGCCGAAGTCGCGAAACGCCGCACTTTCGCCATTATTTCCCACCCCGATGCCGGTAAAACCACGATCACCGAAAAGCTCCTGTTGATGGGCAAGGCGATTGCAGTGGCCGGCACGGTGAAATCCCGTAAATCCGATCGCCATGCGACATCCGACTGGATGGAGATGGAGAAGCAGCGGGGTATTTCCATTACCACGTCGGTCATGCAGTTCCCGTATCGCGAACACATGATCAACCTGCTCGACACCCCGGGCCACGAAGACTTCTCCGAAGATACCTACCGCACCCTGACGGCGGTCGACTCGGCATTGATGGTTCTCGACGGCGGTAAAGGTGTCGAGCCACGGACCATTGCGCTGATGGACGTTTGCCGTCTGCGTGACACGCCGATCGTCAGCTTCATCAACAAACTCGACCGTGACATTCGCGACCCGATCGAACTGCTCGACGAGATCGAAGCCGTTCTGAAAATCAAGGCTGCGCCGATCACCTGGCCGATCGGTTGCTACCGCGACTTCAAGGGCGTGTACCACCTGGCTGACGACTACATTATTGTCTACACCGCCGGTCACGGTCACGAACGCACCGAAACCAAGATCATCGAGAAGCTCGATTCGGACGAAGCCCGCGCGCATCTGGGCGACGAGTACGAGCGTTTCATCGAGCAGCTGGAACTGGTGCAGGGCGCCTGCCACGAGTTCAACCAGCAGGAATTCCTCGACGGTCAACTGACCCCGGTGTTCTTCGGTACCGCGCTGGGTAACTTCGGGGTCGACCACGTGCTCGACGCTGTCGTTGACTGGGCGCCGCGTCCGCTGGCCCGTGTGGCCAACGAGCGTACCGTCGAGCCGGTGGAAGAGAAGTTCTCGGGCTTCATCTTCAAGATCCAGGCGAACATGGACCCGAAACACCGTGACCGCATCGCCTTCATGCGTATCTGCTCGGGCAAGTACGAGAAAGGCATGAAGATGCGCCACGTGCGTACCGGCAAGGACGTGCGCATCGGCGACGCCCTGACGTTCTTCTCCTCCGAGCGTGAGCAGCTTGAAGAAGCCTTTGCTGGCGACATCATCGGTCTGCACAACCACGGCACGATCCAGATCGGCGACACCTTCAGCGAAGGCGAAACCCTCGGTTTCACCGGTATCCCGCACTTCGCCCCGGAGCTGTTCCGTCGCGTGCGTCTGCGTGATCCGCTGAAATCCAAGCAACTGCGTCAGGGCCTGCAGCAGTTGGCCGAAGAAGGCGCGACGCAGGTGTTCTTCCCGGAGCGCAGCAACGACATCATTCTTGGCGCCGTCGGTGTGCTGCAGTTCGATGTGGTCGCGAGCCGTTTGAAGGAGGAATACAAGGTCGAGTGCTCCTACGAGCCGATCACTGTGTACTCTGCGCGCTGGATCGAATGCGGCGACAAGAAGAAGCTCGAAGAATTCTCCAACAAGGCAGTAGAAAACCTTGCGGTCGACGGCGGCGGTCACCTGACCTATCTCGCGCCGACGCGGGTTAACCTGGCGTTGATGGAAGAGCGTTGGCCGGATGTGAAATTCCGTGCGACGCGTGAGCACCACTAA
- a CDS encoding MFS transporter has protein sequence MTRNLIHLLRPNGYFSLMAWVLAALLFINRLSSMVKLFMALYLRQELGLAIETVGWLLSAYGAGLLIGSMLGGLLSDHVRTARLTAALFFVSVWVLILLGLVTRVPLLAGLLLLSGTVDGAIRTLHQRLIMEYCEPAQRSRAQALSRVARNLGMAAAGIAGGVLAQTDFRWVFFVSAAMTLLALLWFVRTTWRRAVIEPDEVAEAGTGAPLRDTAFLWLLGAAVLLGMAFDTVYSTLGNYLRDYYHLSTEAIGWQFGLNAMLVVALQIPLTHWGERWGQRRQLLAGCVLLAVGLGMLPFGSGLFYVCLSTVIWTLGEAFFMPPMNVLVMQHAQGGKSGQYFGLFFMSWSASALLSPVLSGQLYGHFGGHSVWLASATLALLTLPLIYLATRSSTPAKALTASKGATSLS, from the coding sequence ATGACGCGCAACCTCATCCATCTGCTTCGCCCCAACGGCTATTTCAGCCTGATGGCCTGGGTGCTCGCGGCGTTGCTGTTCATCAATCGGTTGAGCAGCATGGTCAAGTTGTTCATGGCGTTGTATCTGCGCCAGGAGCTGGGGCTGGCGATCGAGACCGTTGGCTGGCTGTTGTCGGCTTACGGTGCCGGGCTGTTGATCGGTTCGATGCTCGGTGGGCTGCTCAGTGATCATGTGCGGACGGCGCGGCTGACGGCGGCGCTGTTTTTCGTTTCCGTGTGGGTGTTGATCCTGCTGGGGCTGGTGACGCGGGTGCCGCTCTTGGCCGGGTTGCTGTTGCTCAGCGGCACCGTCGATGGCGCGATCCGTACGTTGCACCAGCGCTTGATCATGGAGTATTGCGAGCCTGCTCAGCGCTCTCGCGCCCAAGCGCTGAGCCGGGTCGCGCGAAACCTTGGGATGGCCGCTGCCGGTATTGCCGGCGGGGTGTTGGCGCAGACGGATTTTCGTTGGGTGTTTTTCGTCAGTGCGGCGATGACGCTGCTGGCGTTGCTCTGGTTTGTGCGTACCACCTGGCGCCGCGCGGTAATCGAGCCCGATGAGGTAGCCGAGGCAGGCACCGGCGCGCCGTTACGCGACACGGCGTTCCTCTGGTTGCTGGGTGCGGCAGTATTGCTGGGGATGGCTTTCGACACGGTTTACAGCACGCTGGGCAACTATCTGCGCGACTACTACCACTTGAGCACCGAGGCCATCGGTTGGCAGTTCGGGCTCAACGCGATGCTGGTAGTGGCGCTGCAAATTCCACTGACGCACTGGGGCGAGCGCTGGGGCCAACGTCGGCAACTGTTGGCGGGTTGTGTGTTGCTGGCCGTCGGATTGGGAATGTTGCCCTTTGGCTCAGGATTGTTTTACGTCTGTTTGTCGACGGTGATCTGGACACTGGGTGAAGCTTTTTTCATGCCGCCGATGAATGTGCTGGTCATGCAGCATGCGCAGGGTGGCAAAAGCGGCCAGTATTTTGGTTTGTTTTTCATGAGCTGGAGCGCGAGTGCGTTGTTGTCGCCAGTGCTCAGTGGTCAGTTGTATGGGCACTTTGGAGGGCACAGCGTATGGCTTGCGAGCGCGACACTGGCGCTGTTGACCTTGCCCCTGATCTACCTCGCGACGCGTTCATCGACCCCGGCCAAAGCGCTGACCGCCAGCAAAGGCGCTACTTCGCTTAGCTGA
- a CDS encoding ATP-binding cassette domain-containing protein has product MSKTYRIKERSEGSFGWLKNLVSPTTSEKTAVDDISFTVKQGEVVGFLGPNGAGKTTTLKMLSGLLYPTAGQLSVLGCNPQLRSKEFLKSISLIMGQRQQLIWDLPAMETFRLNQKIFEIPDEQFKQTYGYLDELLQVSKLARAPVRTLSLGEKMKCELVASLLHDPKVLFLDEPTIGLDVGVQKIVRSFIRDYSRERNVSVLLTSHYMQDIEALCERVVVVSDGKISFDDTLESLRKRMSDHRIITVEMSESVMASALGRYALVRSADGFVHELLVPAAEVVGVCSRVLAEQPVIDISIGDPPIEEALLKLFMASQVDSGHKVKGAPGECVA; this is encoded by the coding sequence TTGTCCAAGACTTATCGGATAAAAGAGCGCTCGGAAGGGTCGTTCGGCTGGCTGAAAAATCTTGTATCTCCCACGACCTCCGAAAAAACTGCCGTCGACGATATTTCATTTACTGTCAAGCAGGGTGAAGTTGTCGGCTTTCTCGGTCCCAATGGTGCGGGTAAAACTACAACATTGAAAATGCTGTCGGGGTTGCTCTATCCGACTGCCGGACAACTATCGGTTCTGGGCTGTAACCCGCAACTGCGCAGCAAGGAATTTCTCAAGTCAATCTCGCTGATCATGGGGCAACGTCAACAGTTGATCTGGGACTTGCCGGCCATGGAGACTTTTCGGCTCAATCAGAAGATATTTGAAATACCTGATGAGCAGTTCAAACAGACCTATGGTTATCTGGATGAACTGCTTCAAGTGTCGAAACTGGCCAGGGCGCCGGTGCGAACCCTGTCGCTTGGCGAGAAAATGAAGTGTGAGCTGGTCGCATCATTACTTCATGATCCCAAAGTGCTTTTTCTCGACGAGCCGACCATCGGGCTTGATGTTGGCGTGCAGAAGATAGTTCGTTCATTCATTCGGGACTATAGTCGCGAGCGCAATGTGAGCGTACTGCTAACGTCGCATTACATGCAGGATATTGAAGCCCTGTGTGAGCGAGTCGTTGTCGTTTCCGATGGCAAGATATCCTTCGATGACACCCTTGAGTCATTACGCAAGCGCATGTCGGATCACCGCATCATCACCGTGGAAATGTCCGAAAGCGTCATGGCCTCGGCACTTGGCCGATATGCTCTGGTGCGCTCGGCGGACGGCTTTGTGCATGAGCTGCTGGTGCCAGCGGCCGAAGTCGTGGGCGTTTGTTCACGGGTACTTGCTGAGCAGCCGGTCATCGACATTTCCATCGGCGATCCACCGATCGAGGAAGCCCTGTTGAAGCTGTTCATGGCCTCGCAGGTCGATTCGGGGCACAAGGTCAAGGGTGCGCCCGGGGAGTGTGTCGCGTGA
- a CDS encoding ABC transporter permease, protein MSGFAMKVAGVARTAIRRKVAHRAELFVLVLASLVPLFMMVIWMGIAKDAALEGFTPARFAAYFALVFLVGEIVSSTAAEEVENDIHSGDIGSHLLKPFNIALYYFLSEMASAMVRVIPIFFLVAGVFLFSEAGQYLHLSYLLPALLGVVLGFAINYLLYFIGGLAAFWSDQASAFDLVLTYMLTLFGGVLAPLTLYPAWMQSILEWSPFPYIISFPIRVIMGELTREQLVSGLLFQIVLVVVLSLLARFIWAKGVKRYSVFG, encoded by the coding sequence GTGAGCGGGTTTGCCATGAAAGTTGCCGGAGTTGCACGCACGGCCATTCGCCGCAAAGTTGCACACCGCGCAGAGCTGTTCGTATTGGTGCTTGCCTCTTTGGTGCCGTTGTTCATGATGGTCATCTGGATGGGGATTGCAAAAGATGCGGCACTGGAGGGTTTTACACCGGCCAGGTTTGCCGCTTACTTTGCGCTGGTGTTTCTGGTTGGCGAAATCGTGTCCAGTACGGCTGCTGAAGAAGTAGAGAACGATATTCACTCGGGTGATATCGGCAGTCACCTGTTAAAACCGTTCAATATTGCTCTCTATTACTTTCTGAGTGAAATGGCTTCGGCGATGGTCAGAGTCATTCCCATATTTTTCCTGGTGGCCGGAGTATTTCTGTTTTCCGAGGCGGGCCAATACTTGCACCTGAGCTATCTGCTCCCTGCACTGCTCGGGGTAGTACTTGGGTTCGCCATAAACTATCTGCTCTATTTTATTGGTGGGCTGGCGGCGTTTTGGTCCGATCAGGCAAGTGCCTTTGATCTGGTGTTGACTTACATGCTTACACTGTTTGGTGGCGTGCTTGCACCCTTGACACTTTATCCCGCCTGGATGCAGTCGATACTTGAGTGGTCGCCGTTCCCCTATATTATTAGCTTTCCAATCAGGGTCATCATGGGAGAGCTGACAAGGGAGCAGTTGGTCAGCGGATTGCTGTTTCAGATTGTACTGGTCGTCGTACTGTCCTTGTTGGCTCGTTTTATCTGGGCCAAAGGTGTCAAACGTTATTCGGTGTTCGGGTAA
- a CDS encoding ABC transporter permease, whose protein sequence is MKTLSAVKALLTARLQANMKDRVPVFVSLLNTALLGLSVYVVIEIFFGNVETIGGWNKQQSIVLYGAFILIRSFVQMVVLPNCEAASKLIISKSIDTYLSKPVDVQTILAFGQLRLWHIFGVLLGLGLMLGGSHAQGQLTLQTLGAFFVFMVLACALVYSVWFSIASLAFWTKKTGNISHLLFMFLTTGRFPSGAYPEWIQVVIMTVVPVFFIMEVPAQSAMGMTTGRSLAGAVLATLAFLLLSRLLWHWGVKKYLREGA, encoded by the coding sequence ATGAAGACCCTGAGCGCAGTCAAGGCGCTTCTGACAGCAAGGTTGCAGGCAAATATGAAAGATCGTGTTCCGGTCTTTGTCAGCCTGTTGAACACGGCCCTACTGGGATTGTCCGTTTATGTTGTGATTGAGATTTTCTTTGGAAATGTCGAGACAATTGGTGGTTGGAATAAACAGCAATCGATTGTGTTGTATGGTGCATTTATCCTTATTCGCTCCTTTGTACAAATGGTGGTGTTGCCCAACTGCGAGGCTGCCTCGAAGTTGATCATCAGCAAGTCCATTGATACTTACTTGTCCAAACCGGTTGATGTTCAAACCATTCTGGCCTTTGGGCAGTTGCGCCTGTGGCATATTTTCGGGGTCCTGCTGGGGCTGGGCCTGATGCTGGGCGGTAGTCATGCGCAAGGGCAACTGACGTTGCAGACGCTCGGCGCTTTCTTCGTCTTCATGGTGCTGGCGTGTGCGCTGGTTTATTCGGTCTGGTTCAGCATCGCCAGTCTGGCGTTCTGGACAAAGAAGACCGGCAATATTTCCCACCTGCTGTTTATGTTTCTGACAACCGGACGGTTTCCGTCCGGCGCGTACCCGGAGTGGATCCAGGTCGTGATCATGACCGTAGTACCTGTCTTTTTCATCATGGAAGTGCCCGCGCAGTCAGCGATGGGGATGACGACGGGGCGGTCATTGGCGGGTGCTGTACTGGCGACCCTGGCCTTCTTGCTGTTGTCTCGATTGCTTTGGCACTGGGGGGTCAAGAAATACCTTCGAGAAGGCGCCTGA